A window from Parafrankia irregularis encodes these proteins:
- a CDS encoding F0F1 ATP synthase subunit gamma gives MAGQLREYRRRIKTVNSTKKITKAMELIAASRIAKARARVTASRPYADEITRVITAVASQTTIAHPLTTEHPQPSRAAVVVITSDRGLAGGYSSNALKRAGELAELLREEGKEPQLYAVGRKAVSYYRFRGRTLAGEYTGFSEQPGYTDAKAVADALIEAFTTPADQGGVDEIHIVFTEYVSAMTQTAVAHRLLPMVLREHNEPPPGGPLPNYEFEPSAEAVLDALLPRYVESRLYAALLESAASESAARQRAMKSATDNAEELVKTYTRAANRARQDAITQEISEIVGGANALASAN, from the coding sequence ATGGCGGGCCAGCTTCGGGAGTACCGGCGGCGTATCAAGACGGTCAACTCGACCAAGAAGATCACCAAGGCGATGGAGCTGATCGCCGCCTCGCGGATCGCCAAGGCCAGGGCGCGGGTCACCGCGTCCCGGCCGTACGCGGACGAGATCACGCGAGTGATCACCGCGGTGGCGTCGCAGACGACGATCGCCCATCCGCTCACCACCGAGCACCCGCAGCCGTCCCGCGCGGCCGTGGTCGTGATCACCAGCGACCGCGGCCTGGCCGGCGGCTACAGCTCGAACGCGCTCAAGCGCGCCGGTGAGCTCGCCGAGCTGCTGCGCGAGGAAGGCAAGGAGCCGCAGCTCTACGCGGTCGGCCGTAAGGCGGTGTCGTACTACCGCTTCCGCGGGCGGACGCTGGCCGGCGAGTACACCGGCTTCTCCGAGCAGCCCGGCTACACCGATGCCAAGGCGGTGGCGGACGCGCTGATCGAGGCGTTCACCACCCCGGCCGACCAGGGCGGCGTCGACGAGATCCACATCGTCTTCACCGAGTACGTCAGTGCGATGACCCAGACCGCGGTCGCGCACCGGCTGCTCCCGATGGTGCTGCGTGAGCACAACGAGCCGCCGCCCGGCGGTCCGTTGCCGAACTACGAGTTCGAGCCGTCGGCGGAGGCAGTGCTCGACGCGCTGCTGCCGCGGTACGTCGAAAGCCGGCTGTACGCGGCCCTGCTGGAGTCGGCGGCCTCCGAGTCCGCCGCCCGCCAGCGGGCCATGAAGTCGGCGACCGACAACGCCGAGGAACTGGTCAAGACCTACACCCGCGCCGCGAACCGGGCCCGGCAGGACGCGATCACCCAGGAGATCTCCGAGATCGTGGGTGGCGCGAACGCCCTGGCGTCCGCCAACTAG
- a CDS encoding F0F1 ATP synthase subunit C, with the protein MSLSASALLAADEAISGNIGTVAYGIATLGPGIGVGIIFGLGVQAIARQPEAEQVAFRYMLIGFAVVEALALIGFVVPFVFT; encoded by the coding sequence ATGTCTCTTTCCGCGTCCGCGTTGCTCGCCGCTGATGAGGCCATCAGCGGCAACATCGGGACGGTGGCCTACGGCATCGCCACCCTTGGTCCCGGCATCGGCGTCGGCATCATCTTCGGTCTGGGTGTTCAGGCGATCGCTCGCCAGCCCGAGGCCGAGCAGGTGGCTTTCCGGTACATGCTGATCGGCTTCGCCGTCGTCGAGGCGCTCGCCCTCATCGGCTTCGTCGTGCCGTTCGTCTTCACCTGA
- a CDS encoding F0F1 ATP synthase subunit B, protein MLHTLILAAEEGAEHEDSVLVPPLAELIVGLLAFGLLVGFFFWKVYPQVRKTYAERTERIEGGLKRAETAQAEAQVLLEQYRSQLAEARTEAARIREDAQAQGRQIVEELRAQAQQEVAEIRERADATLVAERAQVVASVRREIGEIALELATRIVGRELENDASQRQLVDDFIAGLDEAPRPAAAPAGPGA, encoded by the coding sequence GTGCTGCACACACTCATTCTCGCCGCCGAAGAAGGCGCGGAGCACGAGGACAGCGTCCTTGTGCCGCCGCTCGCCGAGCTGATCGTCGGCCTGCTGGCCTTCGGCCTGCTCGTGGGCTTCTTCTTCTGGAAGGTCTATCCGCAGGTCCGCAAGACCTATGCGGAACGGACCGAACGCATCGAAGGTGGCCTCAAGCGCGCGGAGACGGCGCAGGCGGAGGCACAGGTCCTGCTCGAGCAGTACCGCTCCCAGCTCGCCGAAGCCCGGACCGAGGCGGCTCGCATCCGCGAGGACGCCCAGGCCCAGGGGCGGCAGATCGTCGAGGAACTGCGCGCGCAGGCCCAGCAGGAGGTCGCCGAGATCCGGGAACGCGCCGACGCGACACTGGTGGCCGAACGGGCCCAGGTCGTGGCGTCGGTGCGCCGCGAGATCGGCGAGATCGCGCTCGAGCTCGCCACCCGCATCGTCGGGCGCGAGCTTGAGAACGACGCGAGCCAGCGGCAGCTCGTCGACGACTTCATTGCGGGTCTCGACGAGGCGCCGCGTCCCGCGGCCGCCCCGGCCGGGCCGGGGGCCTGA
- the rpmE gene encoding 50S ribosomal protein L31, whose protein sequence is MKADIHPTYHETVVTCTCGSTFTTRSTKDNAAISAEVCSQCHPFYTGKQKIMDVGGRVEKFERRFGRRRPGDKAGGAK, encoded by the coding sequence ATGAAGGCTGACATTCACCCGACGTACCACGAGACGGTCGTGACCTGCACCTGCGGGAGCACGTTCACCACGCGCTCGACCAAGGACAACGCCGCGATCAGCGCCGAGGTCTGCTCGCAGTGCCACCCGTTCTACACGGGCAAGCAGAAGATCATGGACGTCGGTGGTCGTGTGGAGAAGTTCGAGCGTCGCTTCGGTCGGCGCCGGCCAGGCGACAAGGCCGGCGGCGCGAAGTAG
- the prfA gene encoding peptide chain release factor 1: MTSPLASMIAEHADIEKRLADPAIHNDPSVARELTRRYAELATPVDLALRLESVEGDLEAARELAEQDASFRDEITALEDSRAELASRLRAWLVPTDPDDSRDAILEVKAGAGGEESALFAGDLLRMYLRYAERRGWRTEILDANPSDLGGYRDVSVAVKARGSAGPGQGVFGRLRFEGGVHRVQRVPVTESAGRIHTSAAGVLVLPEAADVDVDVDPNDLRIDVFRSSGPGGQSVNTTDSAVRITHLPTGVVVSCQNEKSQLQNKESAMRILRSRLLAAAREKAESEAAAARASQVRTVDRSEKIRTYNFPENRISDHRINYKAHNLEQVLDGDLDAVVDALIEADQAARMVAAP, translated from the coding sequence ATGACCTCCCCGCTCGCGAGCATGATCGCCGAGCATGCCGACATCGAGAAGCGGCTGGCGGATCCTGCCATTCACAACGATCCGTCGGTGGCGCGGGAGCTCACCCGTCGGTACGCCGAGCTTGCCACCCCGGTCGATCTCGCCCTGCGGCTGGAGAGCGTCGAGGGTGACCTGGAAGCGGCCCGTGAGCTCGCCGAGCAGGACGCGTCGTTCCGTGACGAGATCACGGCGCTGGAGGACAGTCGGGCTGAGCTCGCCAGCCGTCTGCGTGCCTGGCTCGTGCCGACCGACCCCGACGACAGCCGGGACGCCATTCTCGAGGTCAAGGCCGGCGCCGGCGGCGAGGAGTCGGCGCTGTTCGCCGGCGACCTGCTGCGGATGTACCTGCGGTACGCCGAGCGGCGCGGGTGGCGAACCGAGATCCTGGACGCGAACCCGAGCGATCTCGGCGGCTACCGCGATGTGAGCGTCGCGGTGAAGGCCCGCGGCTCCGCCGGACCCGGCCAGGGTGTCTTCGGGCGGCTGCGCTTCGAGGGCGGGGTGCACCGGGTGCAGCGGGTGCCGGTGACGGAGTCGGCGGGGCGGATCCACACCTCCGCGGCCGGGGTCCTGGTCCTCCCCGAGGCGGCCGACGTCGACGTCGACGTCGATCCGAACGACCTGCGCATCGATGTCTTCCGCTCCTCCGGCCCGGGTGGTCAGAGCGTGAACACCACCGACTCGGCCGTGCGCATCACCCACCTGCCGACCGGGGTGGTCGTCTCCTGCCAGAACGAGAAGAGCCAGCTCCAGAACAAGGAGTCGGCGATGCGCATCCTGCGGTCGCGGCTGCTCGCCGCCGCCCGGGAGAAGGCCGAGTCGGAGGCCGCCGCCGCCCGGGCGAGCCAGGTGCGCACCGTGGACCGCTCCGAGAAGATCCGCACGTACAACTTCCCGGAGAACCGGATCAGCGACCATCGGATCAACTACAAGGCGCACAACCTCGAGCAGGTGCTCGACGGAGACCTCGACGCCGTGGTCGACGCCCTGATCGAGGCGGACCAGGCAGCCCGGATGGTGGCGGCCCCGTGA
- the glyA gene encoding serine hydroxymethyltransferase, which produces MSTPFWGPDFDQLRATDPEIASVVLGELDRLRGGLQLIASENLTSPAVLAALGSTLSNKYAEGYPGRRYYGGCEVVDRAEEIGIARARALFGADHANLQPHSGAQANFAVYAALLTPGDTVLAMSLPHGGHLTHGSRVNFSGRWFDVVGYGVRRDTELIDYDEVRQLALQHRPKMIICGATAYPRLIDFAAFRSIADEVGAWLLVDAAHFIGLVAGGAVPSPVPYADVVSATTHKVLRGPRGGMILCREELASRIDKAVFPFSQGGPLMHAIAAKAVALREAATAEYAAYARQVVANAQALAGGLAAEGLRPVAGGTDTHLALLDLQELGVTGREAEARCGAVGITLNKNAIPFDPQPPAVSSGVRVGTPSVTTQGMREDEMKEISSLISRAVREPESAPEVTAAVAALVTRFPAYPR; this is translated from the coding sequence ATGAGCACCCCGTTCTGGGGCCCGGACTTCGACCAGCTGCGGGCCACCGATCCCGAGATCGCCTCGGTCGTGCTGGGCGAGCTCGACCGGCTCCGCGGCGGTCTGCAACTGATCGCCAGTGAGAACCTGACCTCCCCGGCGGTGCTCGCGGCGCTGGGCTCGACCCTGTCGAACAAGTACGCCGAGGGCTATCCGGGGCGGCGGTACTACGGCGGCTGCGAGGTCGTCGACCGTGCCGAGGAGATCGGGATCGCGCGGGCGCGGGCCCTGTTCGGCGCCGATCACGCGAACCTGCAGCCGCATTCCGGTGCCCAGGCGAACTTCGCCGTCTATGCGGCTCTACTCACGCCGGGCGACACGGTGCTGGCGATGTCGCTGCCGCACGGCGGGCACCTCACCCACGGCAGCCGGGTGAACTTCTCCGGCCGCTGGTTCGACGTCGTGGGCTACGGAGTCCGCCGGGACACCGAGCTCATCGACTACGACGAGGTCCGTCAGCTCGCCCTGCAGCACCGGCCCAAGATGATCATCTGTGGTGCGACGGCGTACCCGCGGCTGATCGACTTCGCGGCCTTCCGCTCGATCGCCGACGAGGTGGGAGCCTGGCTGCTGGTCGACGCGGCGCACTTCATCGGCCTGGTCGCCGGTGGTGCGGTGCCCAGTCCGGTGCCCTACGCGGATGTCGTCAGCGCCACGACCCACAAGGTCCTGCGGGGGCCGCGCGGGGGCATGATCCTCTGCCGGGAGGAGCTGGCGTCGCGCATCGACAAAGCGGTCTTCCCGTTCAGCCAGGGTGGCCCGCTGATGCACGCGATCGCGGCCAAGGCGGTGGCCCTGCGGGAGGCCGCCACCGCCGAGTACGCGGCCTACGCGCGGCAGGTGGTCGCCAACGCCCAGGCGCTGGCGGGCGGGCTCGCCGCCGAGGGGCTGCGACCGGTCGCCGGTGGCACCGACACGCATCTCGCCCTGCTCGATCTTCAGGAGCTGGGCGTCACCGGCCGCGAGGCGGAGGCACGCTGCGGCGCGGTGGGCATCACGCTCAACAAGAACGCCATCCCGTTCGATCCGCAACCGCCCGCGGTCTCGTCCGGTGTCCGGGTCGGCACCCCGTCGGTGACGACCCAGGGCATGCGGGAGGACGAGATGAAGGAGATCTCCAGCCTGATCTCCCGGGCTGTCCGCGAGCCGGAGTCCGCGCCGGAGGTGACGGCGGCGGTGGCCGCGCTGGTCACGCGTTTCCCCGCGTATCCGAGGTAG
- the atpB gene encoding F0F1 ATP synthase subunit A codes for MPSGSVLLAADDGFHGPTPDVFKPKSWFEFDLGPIDFYFNKWTALTLFVALFVGVFLWLGFRKATLVPRGLQNFCESIYDFVDISIARNVIGERGKTFAPYLTILFCFILVANVMAVIPVAQFPVTSRIAVPLILALTSWVIFNVVGIREHGFGGYFKDMLVPAPTAPLFVKIILAPIEFVSTIVARPATLAIRLFANMFAGHMLLLVFALGADYLLPKPQFIFGVVSGVVAIGLTAFELMIDVLQAYIFTVLTAAYIGGAISSHGGDHGADHAHGHEHSEPVAAVAVARA; via the coding sequence GTGCCGAGCGGATCGGTGCTCTTGGCGGCCGACGATGGCTTCCACGGGCCGACTCCCGATGTCTTCAAGCCGAAGAGCTGGTTCGAGTTCGACCTGGGACCGATCGACTTCTACTTCAACAAGTGGACCGCGCTGACGCTGTTCGTGGCGCTCTTCGTCGGAGTCTTCCTCTGGCTGGGGTTCCGCAAGGCGACGCTGGTGCCGCGCGGCCTACAGAACTTCTGTGAGTCGATCTACGACTTCGTCGACATCTCGATCGCGCGGAACGTGATCGGGGAGCGGGGTAAGACCTTTGCCCCGTACCTGACCATTCTCTTCTGCTTCATCCTGGTCGCGAACGTCATGGCGGTCATTCCCGTCGCCCAGTTCCCGGTGACGTCCCGGATCGCGGTTCCGCTGATCCTGGCGCTGACCAGCTGGGTGATCTTCAACGTCGTCGGTATCCGTGAACACGGGTTCGGTGGCTACTTCAAGGACATGCTGGTCCCGGCACCGACCGCCCCGCTGTTCGTCAAGATCATCCTGGCGCCCATCGAGTTCGTCTCGACCATCGTCGCCCGGCCCGCCACGCTGGCCATCCGGTTGTTCGCCAACATGTTCGCCGGCCACATGCTGCTGCTCGTGTTCGCTCTCGGTGCCGACTACCTGCTACCCAAGCCGCAGTTCATCTTCGGTGTGGTCTCCGGTGTGGTGGCAATCGGCCTGACCGCCTTCGAGTTGATGATCGACGTCCTGCAGGCCTATATCTTCACGGTCCTGACAGCCGCCTACATCGGCGGAGCGATCTCCTCGCACGGTGGCGACCACGGTGCGGACCACGCCCATGGCCACGAACACAGCGAACCGGTCGCCGCCGTCGCGGTGGCGCGGGCCTGA
- a CDS encoding MraY family glycosyltransferase → MREYLLVFAVAAAVTFLTTPVARWIAFRIGAVAWPRARDVHATPTPRLGGLAMLAGLYAGLEVADRLPFLSVVSQDWSETRAVLVAGTLICLLGVADDRWELDSLTKLAGQVAAAGVMVLLGVQWSFAIDRDSQTTISFGPETAVPLSILATLILVNAMNFIDGLDGLAAGVAAIAAGATFYFAYQIAVINGFYRASPAALLAAVTAGVCVGFLPHNFNPARLFMGDSGSMLIGLLSAASMISVTGQVAYGGYAGPSRQLPSLIPLAIPLAVLAVPVLDFGLAVIRRTKAGRSPFAADKMHLHHRILSIGNSHVRAVLLMYFWAALVGFGGVAASFSDSPLPILAATVGVGLLALVALLLTGQRAARRA, encoded by the coding sequence ATGCGCGAGTACCTGCTCGTCTTCGCGGTCGCGGCGGCGGTCACCTTCCTCACGACTCCGGTCGCCCGCTGGATCGCCTTCCGCATCGGTGCGGTCGCGTGGCCGCGGGCCCGCGACGTGCACGCGACCCCGACGCCGCGCCTCGGCGGTCTGGCGATGCTCGCCGGGCTCTACGCCGGCCTCGAGGTAGCGGACCGGCTCCCCTTTCTCTCGGTGGTCTCCCAGGACTGGTCGGAGACGAGGGCGGTGCTCGTCGCGGGGACGCTGATCTGCCTGCTCGGGGTGGCCGACGACCGCTGGGAGCTGGACTCGCTGACCAAGCTCGCGGGCCAGGTGGCCGCGGCGGGGGTCATGGTCCTGCTGGGTGTGCAATGGTCCTTCGCGATCGACCGGGACAGCCAGACCACCATCAGCTTCGGGCCCGAAACCGCTGTGCCGCTGTCCATTCTCGCGACGCTCATCCTGGTCAACGCGATGAACTTCATCGACGGCCTGGACGGGCTCGCCGCCGGCGTCGCCGCGATCGCGGCCGGGGCGACCTTCTACTTCGCCTATCAGATCGCGGTGATCAACGGTTTCTACCGGGCCTCACCGGCGGCCCTGCTCGCGGCTGTCACGGCGGGTGTCTGCGTCGGCTTCCTGCCGCACAACTTCAATCCGGCCCGGCTGTTCATGGGGGACTCGGGATCGATGCTCATCGGGCTCCTTTCGGCGGCCTCGATGATCTCGGTGACGGGTCAGGTCGCGTACGGGGGTTACGCTGGACCCTCCCGGCAGCTACCGTCGCTTATCCCGCTGGCGATTCCGCTCGCGGTGCTCGCCGTGCCGGTGCTGGACTTCGGGCTGGCGGTGATCCGGCGCACGAAGGCGGGTCGCTCGCCGTTCGCTGCGGACAAAATGCATCTACATCATCGAATTCTTTCCATCGGAAACTCCCATGTCAGGGCGGTTCTGCTGATGTACTTCTGGGCCGCGCTCGTCGGCTTCGGGGGAGTGGCGGCATCTTTCTCGGACTCGCCGCTCCCGATCCTCGCCGCGACCGTCGGTGTGGGCCTGCTGGCGCTGGTCGCCCTGCTGCTCACCGGGCAGCGAGCGGCGCGTCGGGCATGA
- a CDS encoding L-threonylcarbamoyladenylate synthase, whose translation MMQVFNCAEQDRRAAGLDAATAAVRSGRLVVLPTDTLYGIGADAFDPVAVGCLLGAKGRGRDMPVPVLVGSWRTLDGLVEQVTDQVRDLVRAFWPGGLTLVVNHAPSLSWDLGDARGTVAVRMPLHPVAIELLTRTGPMAVSSANISGRPPATTAHDALAQLGGAVDVYLDGGRTPVGKASTILDCTGTVPVVVREGAVDLDALRSVVPHIAEPVRR comes from the coding sequence ATGATGCAGGTGTTCAACTGCGCGGAGCAGGATCGACGCGCCGCCGGACTCGACGCCGCCACGGCCGCCGTCCGCAGCGGCAGGCTCGTGGTCCTGCCCACGGACACGCTGTACGGCATCGGTGCGGACGCCTTCGACCCGGTAGCGGTGGGGTGCCTGCTAGGGGCGAAGGGCCGGGGCCGTGACATGCCCGTCCCGGTGCTGGTCGGCTCCTGGCGGACCCTCGACGGCCTGGTCGAGCAGGTCACCGATCAGGTTCGTGACCTCGTGCGGGCCTTCTGGCCGGGCGGGCTGACGCTGGTCGTCAACCACGCGCCGTCGCTGAGCTGGGATCTCGGCGACGCCCGGGGCACCGTCGCGGTCCGGATGCCGTTGCACCCGGTGGCGATCGAGCTGCTGACCAGGACCGGCCCGATGGCCGTGTCCAGCGCGAACATCAGCGGGCGTCCGCCCGCGACGACGGCCCATGACGCGCTCGCGCAGCTCGGCGGTGCGGTCGACGTCTACCTCGACGGGGGCCGGACGCCGGTCGGCAAGGCCTCGACGATCCTGGACTGCACCGGGACCGTCCCGGTGGTTGTCCGGGAGGGCGCGGTGGACCTCGATGCGCTGCGCTCGGTGGTGCCGCACATCGCGGAGCCCGTGCGCCGCTGA
- a CDS encoding F0F1 ATP synthase subunit delta, translated as MEGASRQSLAAARSVLDQVTAVPVGATAGSGQPDVRSIAEELGAVAALIGREATVRRALTDPGAPAQSRAGLASRLFGTQISPASLSVVSAAVSGRWSRPIDLRLALEELAVEATLAEAQAAEVLDEVEDELFRFGRILGQNPQLSLALTDPAAPAAAKAALVSRLLSGRAHPVTVRLAQQTTADPSQGDVERRLENLSRIAAARRGRVVAVVRTATVLDEDQIARLKAAVSRFFGRQIQLQIDLDPSILGGLSVRVGDEVVDGTVLRRLAAARRGLTG; from the coding sequence GTGGAGGGAGCCAGCCGGCAGTCACTCGCCGCCGCCAGGTCGGTCCTCGACCAGGTGACGGCGGTGCCGGTCGGTGCCACCGCCGGCTCCGGGCAGCCGGATGTGCGCTCGATCGCCGAGGAGCTCGGAGCGGTCGCGGCACTCATCGGTCGTGAGGCGACGGTCCGCCGTGCGCTGACCGATCCCGGTGCGCCGGCGCAGTCGCGGGCGGGTCTCGCCAGCCGTCTGTTCGGTACCCAGATCAGCCCGGCGTCGCTCTCCGTGGTCTCAGCGGCCGTCTCCGGCCGCTGGTCCCGGCCGATCGACCTGCGCCTCGCACTGGAGGAGCTCGCGGTCGAGGCCACCCTGGCCGAGGCGCAGGCGGCTGAGGTGCTGGACGAGGTGGAGGACGAGCTGTTCCGGTTCGGCCGCATTCTCGGGCAGAACCCGCAGCTCTCCCTCGCACTCACCGATCCGGCCGCGCCGGCGGCCGCGAAGGCCGCCCTCGTGTCCCGGCTGTTGTCCGGCCGGGCCCACCCGGTGACCGTCCGGCTGGCTCAACAGACGACCGCCGACCCCTCACAGGGCGACGTCGAACGGCGTCTGGAGAATCTGAGCCGGATCGCGGCTGCCCGCCGCGGGCGGGTGGTCGCCGTGGTCCGGACCGCGACCGTGCTCGACGAAGACCAGATCGCAAGGCTGAAGGCGGCCGTCAGTCGTTTCTTCGGCCGGCAGATCCAGCTCCAGATCGACCTCGACCCGTCCATCCTCGGCGGTCTGTCCGTGCGGGTCGGCGACGAGGTCGTGGACGGCACCGTCCTGCGCCGGCTCGCCGCGGCCCGCCGCGGGCTGACGGGCTAG
- the prmC gene encoding peptide chain release factor N(5)-glutamine methyltransferase, translating into MTLPRIAAAGTGVSAAAGDHSVLLRDELIAAAARLEAAGVGSPRGDAEQLAAHVLDVSRGRLALVDRIDAAAAAELRALVERRAGRVPLQHLTGVAGFRRLDIAVGPGVFIPRPETEWVVEGALAVLRSLAVARPVCVDLCSGSGAIALALADEFPAAQVHAVEFEPSALGWLRRNVERTGLPVHVHHADVGISTDTGTGTGAGAGRPSAPPVRAVLADLAGRVDLVISNPPYLPDRDRALVEPEVGRHDPPAALWGGPDGLDGPRAVVAAAAVLLRPGGVLVMEHADEHGQAVPALLAESGLAESGPSEGGPSEHGPAASRPSGGAGSAGLWSHIVDHPDLAGRDRFVTARWNPPERGRPRGAGEDA; encoded by the coding sequence GTGACCCTGCCGCGGATCGCGGCGGCGGGCACCGGCGTCTCGGCGGCGGCCGGCGACCATTCCGTTCTTCTGCGGGACGAGCTGATCGCTGCCGCGGCACGTCTGGAGGCCGCTGGGGTGGGTAGTCCCCGCGGCGACGCGGAGCAGCTCGCCGCACACGTGCTGGACGTCTCCCGCGGCCGGCTGGCCCTGGTCGACCGGATCGACGCCGCCGCGGCGGCCGAGCTTCGGGCGCTGGTCGAACGGCGGGCGGGCCGGGTTCCCCTGCAGCACCTGACCGGTGTCGCGGGCTTCCGCCGGCTGGACATCGCCGTCGGCCCGGGGGTTTTCATCCCGCGCCCGGAGACGGAGTGGGTCGTCGAGGGCGCGCTCGCGGTGCTGCGCTCGCTGGCGGTCGCCCGCCCGGTCTGTGTTGATCTGTGCTCTGGATCGGGGGCCATCGCCCTGGCACTGGCCGACGAGTTCCCGGCCGCCCAGGTCCACGCGGTGGAGTTCGAGCCGTCCGCGCTCGGCTGGCTGCGCCGGAACGTCGAGCGCACCGGGCTGCCGGTGCACGTGCACCACGCTGATGTCGGCATCTCCACAGACACCGGCACTGGCACCGGCGCCGGCGCCGGGCGCCCGTCAGCGCCGCCGGTGCGGGCGGTGCTCGCCGACCTGGCGGGGCGGGTCGACCTGGTGATCAGCAACCCTCCCTATCTTCCCGACCGCGACCGCGCGCTGGTCGAGCCCGAGGTGGGCCGCCATGACCCGCCGGCCGCGCTGTGGGGCGGGCCGGACGGGCTGGACGGCCCCCGGGCTGTCGTGGCCGCCGCCGCCGTCCTGCTGCGCCCGGGCGGCGTGCTGGTCATGGAGCACGCCGACGAGCACGGCCAGGCCGTTCCCGCCCTGCTGGCCGAGAGCGGGCTGGCCGAGAGCGGGCCGTCCGAAGGCGGGCCGTCCGAGCACGGGCCTGCTGCGAGCCGGCCGTCCGGCGGCGCGGGATCGGCGGGCCTGTGGTCTCATATCGTTGATCATCCTGATCTCGCCGGGCGGGACAGGTTCGTCACGGCCCGCTGGAACCCGCCGGAGCGGGGCCGGCCGCGCGGCGCCGGAGAGGACGCATGA
- the atpA gene encoding F0F1 ATP synthase subunit alpha translates to MTELSIRPEEIRDALREYVDSFQATSGEREEVGRVVVTGDGIARVEGLPHTMTNELLEFHGGVLGLALNLEVGEIGCVILGEAEHIEEGQEVRRTGEILAVPVGDGFLGRVVDPLGRPVDGLGDIVAEGTRALELQAPSVVERQPVKEPLQTGIKAIDAMTAIGRGQRQLIIGDRQTGKTTVAIDAIINQRDNWLSGDPKKQVKCVYVAIGQKKSTIREVVNTLEEAGALAYTTIVAAPADEPAGFKYIAAYTGSAIGQHWMYNGQHALVVFDDLSKQAEAYRAISLLLRRPPGREAYPGDVFYLHSRLLERCAKLSDELGGGSLTGLPIIETKANDISAYIPTNVISITDGQIFLESDLFNQGVRPAINVGTSVSRVGGSAQVKAMKSVAGRLRLDLAQYRELEAFSAFGSDLDKASRDQLARGARLVELLKQPQNKPFSVERQVVSIWAGTTGKLDDVPVEDIRRFETEFLDFVGRTHGGIYDTIVNSGKLGDDTVASLTSAIAEFKQQFTLTSGSPLVNEATPEALDPSAVEREEIAVHHPKPSENKGR, encoded by the coding sequence ATGACTGAGCTGTCCATCCGGCCGGAGGAGATCCGCGACGCCCTCCGGGAGTACGTCGACTCCTTCCAGGCCACCTCCGGTGAGCGGGAGGAGGTCGGCCGCGTTGTCGTGACCGGTGACGGGATCGCGCGGGTCGAGGGCCTTCCGCACACGATGACCAACGAGCTGCTGGAGTTCCACGGCGGCGTGCTGGGCCTCGCTCTCAACCTCGAGGTCGGCGAGATCGGCTGCGTCATCCTCGGCGAGGCCGAGCACATCGAGGAGGGCCAGGAGGTCCGCCGCACCGGCGAGATCCTCGCCGTCCCGGTGGGCGACGGCTTCCTCGGCCGGGTCGTCGACCCGCTGGGCCGGCCGGTCGACGGCCTCGGTGACATCGTGGCCGAGGGCACCCGTGCCCTCGAGCTGCAGGCGCCGTCGGTCGTGGAGCGCCAGCCCGTCAAGGAGCCGCTGCAGACCGGCATCAAGGCCATCGACGCGATGACCGCCATCGGTCGTGGTCAGCGTCAGCTGATCATCGGCGACCGGCAGACCGGCAAGACGACGGTCGCGATCGACGCGATCATCAACCAGCGTGACAACTGGCTGTCCGGCGACCCGAAGAAGCAGGTCAAGTGCGTCTACGTCGCCATCGGCCAGAAGAAGTCGACCATCCGCGAGGTCGTCAACACCCTTGAAGAGGCCGGCGCGCTGGCCTACACGACCATCGTCGCCGCCCCGGCGGACGAGCCGGCCGGCTTCAAGTACATCGCCGCCTACACCGGTTCCGCCATCGGGCAGCACTGGATGTACAACGGGCAGCACGCGCTGGTGGTCTTCGACGACCTCTCCAAGCAGGCCGAGGCCTACCGGGCCATCTCGCTGCTGCTGCGCCGCCCGCCGGGCCGTGAGGCCTACCCGGGCGACGTCTTCTACTTGCACTCCCGCCTGCTGGAGCGCTGCGCGAAGCTCTCGGACGAGCTGGGCGGCGGTTCGCTGACCGGGCTGCCGATCATCGAGACGAAGGCCAACGACATCTCGGCCTACATCCCGACGAACGTCATCTCGATCACCGACGGCCAGATCTTCCTGGAGTCCGACCTGTTCAACCAGGGCGTCCGGCCGGCGATCAACGTCGGTACCTCGGTCTCCCGAGTTGGTGGTAGCGCGCAGGTCAAGGCGATGAAGTCGGTCGCCGGCCGGCTTCGGCTCGACCTGGCCCAGTACCGCGAGCTGGAGGCCTTCTCGGCGTTCGGCTCCGACCTGGACAAGGCCTCGCGCGACCAGCTCGCCCGCGGTGCGCGGCTGGTGGAGCTGCTCAAGCAGCCCCAGAACAAGCCGTTCTCCGTCGAGCGCCAGGTCGTCTCCATCTGGGCCGGCACCACCGGCAAGCTGGACGACGTGCCGGTCGAGGACATCCGCCGCTTCGAGACCGAGTTCCTCGACTTCGTCGGGCGGACCCACGGCGGCATCTACGACACGATCGTCAACTCCGGCAAGCTCGGTGACGACACCGTTGCCTCGCTGACCTCGGCGATCGCCGAGTTCAAGCAGCAGTTCACCCTGACGAGCGGCAGCCCGCTGGTGAACGAGGCCACCCCGGAGGCGCTCGACCCGTCCGCGGTCGAGCGTGAGGAGATCGCCGTCCACCACCCGAAGCCGTCCGAGAACAAGGGCCGCTGA